The genomic stretch GGCTGCTGGGAATAAGGGTGACAAATATTCTCATTCTGCTCCCTATGCTGGGTTTCGGCTTCCTGATCATAGTAATGGCGGGCCGCTTGGCAATACGGGCCGGATAGCCAGGCGCTAAACGTGAGAGGGCCGCTCTGTGTCTGAACTATCAGGCATAGCATGATCGTGCGACAATTTAATTAATGCAAAGGCATAGACTGAATTGAAAATACCTGCAAGAAGACAGGCAGAATAATCAGGTGTGACTGAATTGCGAGAACTTACCCTAGACCGGGAATCACTTGACAGAGCCGTTGGAGGCATAAAGACAAAGCACTCCATAATCGGAAGGGAAGTGGAACTGAGGAAGGCCCTGATATGCGCAAATGCGCAAAGGCACATACTTATTGAGGGACCCGTGGGAGTGGGAAAGACCGTCCTTGCGACAGCAATAGCAGACTATCTGCAGAGACCGATTTTGCGCGTAGATGGGGATGAGCGGTACACAGAGCAGAAACTGACTGGATGGTTCGATCCGCCGATTGTCATGCAGAAGGGGTACAGCGAGGAGTCATTCATCAGCGGTCCCCTGACGCAATCCATGAACGCCGGGGGGATACTTTTCATCAACGAACTCAACAGGCTGAATGAAGGAGTGCAGAATGTTCTCCTGCCGGCGATGGACGAAGGGAAGATTGAGATACCGAGAATCGGCACAGTCTATGCGAAGGAAGGTTTTCTCATAATTGCAACTCAGAATCCCAGGGAGTTCATTGCCACGAGCTCCCTGTCGGAGGCGCTATCCGACAGGTTCGAACTTCTCCCTCTGACGTATCAGGACGAGGAAGAGGAGCGCAGCATTGTGGAAACGCGCACAGGTCTCCACGACGAACACGCGACGCGCATTATAACAGCAATAATCAGGGAAACGAGGGTGCACCCGTTTGTAAGGCGGGGAGCATCAATCAGAGCTGCGACCAGCATGGCAACCATCATGTCATTCACAGAAAGGGACATAGAGGACTTCAGGAATGCTGCATATCTGTCTCTTCCCACAAGAATGGAGCTGCGCGAAGATTCTAAGAAGAATGTCTACGAGGTAATCGACGAGATCATAGACAAGGTTGTCAGCAGGACACCTGTTTCCGAACGCGAGAAGGAGGAAAACAGTAACCCTGAAGACACTACGGAAGGGAAGGCCGGGGAAAAAAAAACGATCGGGATCTGAATCAGGAACCTGAAAGCGCCCTGGAGATAATGGAGAGGCTGCGGGGAATCGTGGATATTCCGTCCGGAACAAGCGACGAAGTGGTATGGTCGATTGCCAAGAACTACCAGAAGATAAGGCTCAAGGCAAAGGACCCGTCGCTGGTCAGGGCGGCCAGAAGAATTGCAATCAGGGCAATAATAGACAGGACACTTGAGGAGCTTGGCCCGACGAGAATGCCGATGGTTAGGAGACTGATAGACTACTCCCCCGGCATCGAAGGTGAAATAGACATATCCAGCACACTTGACAACATGTCTTCTCCGTCCTCAAATGATGCCACCCAGATTGTGATGGAGAGAAAAGAGCTTAAGCACATCGCTTGTGTCCTCATCATAGATGCCAGTCTTTCTATGACTGGCGAAAAACTTGCAATGGCAACCAGCTCGATTGCGGTCCTGGCTCAGAGGCTCAAAGGCATAGAATATGCAGTGATCCTGTTTGAGAACAGGGCGAATGTGATAAAGAAAATGGACAGGGATGTGGACCTTGAAAAGCTCATAGGGGACCTGCTTGACCTGAATGCCATGGGGTACACGAATATCGAGTCTGGCCTGAACGCAGGCATAACGGAGCTTGAGAAGGCGAAGACGCCAAACAGAATAGGCATAATAATCACGGATGGAAACTATACCATGGGACACGATCCGAGAACGTCAGCATCGCTCTTTCCCAAGCTGCATGTAATGATGACGACCGGACTGGATGCCAGAGAGGACATATGCGCAGGGATGGCGCAGCAGGGCAAGGGAAAGATGTTTGAGATAAGCAATTACGAGCAGATGCCCGGAGTGCTGTACAACATCATCAAGACATTTCATTTCAGGCTTTCGACAGGCGGAGGGAACGCAAATAGATGAAGCGGCCTGGATGCCGCAGAGACATAGCGCCTTAACCGCGAAATAGATTAATCATTAATACAGCCACGTAGCTACTCTTGTCATTAAGAAGTGGTTATAATGAGTTCCTACCGTGTTACTTTGATTCCCGGAGACGGCATCGGGCCTGAAGTTACGGATGCAACGGTGAAGGTTCTTGAGGCCACCGGGGTCAATTTCGACTGGGATGTAGTGGAAGCAGGAGAGAGAGCGCTGAAGAAGGAGGGCACACCGCTTCCTCAGGCCGTACTTGACAGCATGAAGAAGAACAGGATCGCGCTCAAGGGCCCGCTGACCACGCCGATTGGCGGCGGCTACAGAAGCGTGAACGTGGCACTGAGACAGATGCTCAACCTGTATGCAAGCGTGAGGCCGTCACGATCGATTGCAGGGGTAGGAACGCTATATTCCGACATAGATCTCGTTGTCGTAAGAGAGGCTACTGAAGAGCTTTATTCAGGCATCGAGCACTGGATCGACAGGGATCATTCCGCAGCCGAGACGATATCTGTCGTCACCAGAAAGGCGTCTGAAAGGATTGTAAATTACGCCTTCGACTACGCAGTGAGGGAGAAAAGGAAGAAAGTTACTGCTGTTCACAAGGCCAACATAATGAAGACCACTGGCGCGCTGTTCCAGGAAGTTTCGCAGCAAGTCGCCAAGAATTACCCGACGATTGAATTTGAAGAGAGACTCATAGACAACATGGCAATGCAACTGGTGAAGAAACCGCAGGCATACGACGTAATAGTTACCACGAATCTATTCGGCGACATACTCTCGGATCTGTGCGCAGGACTCGCCGGCGGTCTTGGCATAACGCCGGGTGCAATCATCGGTGACGAGATAGCGCTGTTCGAGCCGGTCCACGGTTCTGCACCGAAATATGCAGGGCAGGACAAAGTCAACCCTGTTGCGACGATACTGTCAGGCGAAATGATGCTGAAGCATCTAGGCGAAAGGGAGGCCGCGGAGAATGTATGGAACGCGGTCTTCGACACTATAAAGGAGAGGAAAGTCATAACATACGATCTCATAGATGGCGGATATGCGAATAATGCCCCGAGTCCATCCAGGTGTTCGCAGATGGCAGATGAAATAGCGAGAAAGGTCAGGGAGTCTGCCTGATCACAGTTCCAGACTCTCTCCCTTCTTGGGCATAAACACTTTTCTTCCATCGAACTCGTCGGCCAGCATCTTCCTCTTGTCCCCGTCTCCGTGCACGAGTATCACCGTTTCGGGATCGCATCTGTTCACAAACGAGACGATCTCACTGTGGCCTGCATGTGCCGAAAGGTCGAATCTTGACACTTCGCAGTTTATCTTCTCCAGAACGCCGTTGATCTCCAGCTGCCCTGTGCTGAGGAGCCTGTAACCATTGGACTCCTCGACCTGGAAGCCGCTTATGAGTATACCGCTCTTCGGATCGTTTTTTATCCTTTCGATGTAACTTAGCGCCGGCCCGCCGTCCAGCATCCCGCTCGTTGTGACAATCACGTCGGCCCTGTCGCTGTGATATCTGTCCTCGTTTGTCTGGACTTCGAACGCGCTGACGCATGCCTTTCTGAGTTCTGTTGCAGAAGAGACGTAATCCTTCGAACGGTTGTAGATTGAATTGACTTTCCTGCCCATTCCATCGACCCAGATGTTCAACCCGGTTTTTCCGAGTATCATGAGCAGTTCCTGCGTTCTTCCCACGGCAAAGGCAGGCAGTATGGCCTGTCCTCCTCTGCCAACAATATCGTTGACCTTGTCGATGAGCTCAGCCTCGGTTTTCTTTCGGTCAGGATGTTCCCTTCCCGCATATGTCGACTCTACGACCATGATGTCCGTCTTGACTTCCTCGGCACCCTGCACCAGTCTCGTTTCGGCCGTATGTATATCGCCTGTGAAAAGCACATTTCTGTCTGCCCTTATCTCGTGCATTGCAGCCCCCGGTATATGTCCTGCCATGCGCGGAATGAATTCTGTTCCTCCAATCTCAAAGGCATGTCCGAACCGTTCGACCTGAAAAAGCTTCATTGCGTCGTCGACGTCTCCCGGGTCATACGGCTCAGGAAAGCCTTCCATCTTAGCGACTTTTATACTGTCCAGCATAAGCAGCCTGCCGACATCCTTAGTCGGCATCGTACCATGGACGGGAACCGGATAGCGCGATGTGAGCCATGGAATCATACCCGAGTGATCAACATGGGCATGTGTGAGCACTATCTCATCCACCGGAGGAGCCTGAAGGGGATATACAGGCGGATCCCTCGGGATTAAACCGTAGTCGAACATTACCTTTCCAAAACCGTCTTCCAGCATTACTGCAAGGCCGCCGACTTCATCGGCACCTCCAAAAAATCTGAATTTCAAAGAACTTTCACCCGCAAGCACGAAACCTGTAATTGCAATACCAATATGGTCTTCAATTGCACCGTAACGTTATTTTCAATGCCATGTTACATCAATCAATATATGAATGTTTGTGAGAAAAGAGGGTTTTCAGGGGCGAATCGTCAACCGTGCATCATCTTCTCATGCGCGGATCGAGTATATCCCTGAGACCATCTCCAAGCAGATTCAGACCCAGTGAGTACATGAGTATCGCGAGGCCGGGGACAATGAATGTCCACGGATACTGAAGCGCCTGCGTAATGCCCACACTCTTGTATTGAAAATAGGTTGCCAGATTACCCCATTCTGGAAGATAAATGAAGTTTATGCCGATATTGATGTAATCGAGCGCAGCGAGCAGCAAAACCACGGATCCTACATCGAGAGACATCTGGACGAAAACCGGGTATACGGAATTGGGAATTATGTGCCGGAAGACCACCCTGAGAGTGCCTGCACCGGAGGCTTTTGCAGCCTCTATATATTTCAGCTCTCTGACAGAAAGCACCTGCCCCCTGACGAGTCTTGCGTATGTGGGCCACCAGATGATGATGAGTGACAATACCAGCAGTGTCATGACGCCGCCTGCCACATGCGCAAAGTCTTCGCGGAACACGACGATCATCGCAATTGCCAGCACTATGAATGGTATGGAGAAAAAGATGTCCGTCACGCGCATCAGTATGTCGTCAACCACGCCGCCTTTGTATCCGGCGAATGCGCCTAAGAGTATTCCAACGGTGGCACCGGCCGAGACGACGGCGAGCGATATGGCAAGATCAACCCTGGCTGCCTTAATTATTGCCGGCAGCAGGTTCACGCCGAAGTATGTTGTGCCGAGAGGGTACCTCCATGTCTGGAACCATGGTATATAGTCGTTGAGCAGTTTCCGGTTGGATTCCAGCACGTAAGGGTTGCCCGAGGTCAGCACAGGTGAAAAAATTGCGAGGAAGACGAACAGCGAGGTTATGATGAGTCCTGCGAGAGCCAGAGGACTCTGCTTGAAATAATAAAATTGTCTTCTGAACTGCGCGATCCTTGGAAGTATGCTGCTCGGTTTAAAACGCTGTGCTTTACCAAAAGACGTGGTCATCGATTCAGCTCCTCACCCCAGCCTGACTCTGGGGTCAAGATACGCGTACACTATATCCACAATCAGATTCGCCACAACGATTATTATAGCGAACACGAAGACAGATGCCATGATGGATGCAAAATCATTGACAATCGCAGCTTCGGCGAGCCAGTAACCTATGCCCGGCCATGAAAATATCTCTTCGGTAATCACTACGCCGCCCATGAGGGAGGCAAGCAGGAGCCCGAGTATTGTAACGGTGGCAGAATATGCATTTCTCTTTACATGTTTGTTGATAACGCGCTTCTGAGGCAACCCCTTTGCCTTTGCAGTCCTGACATAATCCTGACCCATGGCATCCAGCATACTGGACCTGAGAAAGCGCACTATAGCACCCATGCTCGTCAAGGCTACGGTAATCGCTGGCAGTATGATATGCTCAATGCTATTGAAGAATGCCGGGAAGTCTCCATAAATGAGGGTGTCTATAATCAGGAAGCCCGTGGGTCTGGTGCCGAGGATCAACCCGCCCTGATGCACGACCCATGGTTCGAAACCGCCATTTGGCGAAAAGTAATAGGAAATGCCAATCGAGTTGGAAATGCTGGTAATTGGCACATACGGAGAAATGGCAAAAAGTATCAGGAGGCCGAGCCAGAATGTAGGGGTGGAGTAACTTATCATCGCCCAGAGCCTTGATGCATGATCAGGGAGTTTATCACGTTTGACTGCCGATATAACTCCGAGCGGAATCGAGAAAAGCACAACAAGAATTATTGAAGCAACGGCCAGTTCAATTGTGTTAGGAAGACGCTCCTGCATTACCTGGAAAACCGGCCTGTAAGTGCCGACGAGAGTATCAAACCCGCTTGTGAATCCCCAGTTGCCGGAGAGAAGTCCCTGCATGTAATAAAAGTATTGAAGGTAGATTGGCGCATTAAGATGATATTCTGCAATGATGTGCGCTTTTGCTGCCGGTGTCCTTATGCGGCCCATGAGCGAGCTAATCCAGAGACCTATATTCACGCGCGTGAGTATGAATGTGAATGCCGTTACTCCTAAAATGACAGGAATCAGAAGCAAAAGTCTCCTTATTATGTAGGTTGTCATTTTCATTGAGCACAACACCATTTGCCGGTGGACTGCCAATCTGACGTGTCCTTATCCAGCGTACATTTCTTGGAGTATTTAACCGTTGATTCACCGGTATACAAATGGTCTCCTTCTGCTTGTCTGCCGCATATCGGTCCAACCGGTGTCAAAACCGTCAAACTCAGTTCGTATTCCGGCTGCATAACCATGGTATTCCAACCCTAATTTGCCTTCGATAGAACGGACTCGTCGAAATGTTCCCCTGCGATAACGCTTGCCTTTTCGGCAGCATCAATAATTCTACTGTCCATTTTGTGTATGAGATGACAGGCAACCTGATGTCCTGTGTTGTTCCAGTCCCGGAGCTTCGGTTCCTCATCCCTGCATATCTGCTCAGCATAGGGGCATCTGGTTCTGAACCTGCATCCGCTGGGAGGCGACGCCGCGCTCGGCACATCGCCGGAAAGGATTATTCTCTCCCTCCTAAGAAGAGGATCTGGTATAGGTATCGCGGAAATGAGAGCCTGAGTATACGGATGCAGAGGATGAACAAACAGCTCCTCAGTTTCAGACACTTCGACGATCTTTCCCAAATACATGACCAGAACGCGGTTGCACATTGCCCTGATAACGCTCAGATGATGTGAGATGAAAAGATAGGACATATTGTTCTTCTGCTGAAGATTCCTCAGAAGATTGAGTATCTGTGCCTGAACTGAAACATCGAGAGCAGAAGTGGGTTCATCGAGCACTATGAATCTTGGATCCAGTGCAAGTGCTCTTGCCACGCATATTCTCTGTCTCTGACCGCCGCTGAATTCATGCGGAAAGCGGTACAGATGCTCTTCATTCAATCCAACGTCCTTAATCAGAGACAAAACACGTTCGTCGATTTCCTTTTTTGTCATCCTGCCATTACCTGAAACAGTGTTCGAATCCTTTTCCGGCAAAGAGTTATCTGAATTGCCGGTCTCGGTTATGCGCCTGTGAATACGCAACGGTTCGGAGAGAATCTCCTTTACAAGCATCCTTGGATCCAGCGATGCAAACGGATCCTGAAAAACAATCTGCATTGTCTTTCTGATTTCTCTGAGACGCCTCCTCTTCGCTTTGAAAATCGAATACTGCTCTGCAATTTTGCGTATTCGTTCTAGTGTTTCTTCACTGTTCTTTGCATCCGCGCCTTCAGTTTCAAGAGAACTGTAGAGCGCATCTAATTCGGCCGAAACAGAGTCTGGCGGATCTATGAAAGCCTGGCCTGAGGTGGGTTCGAGAAGCCGCAGCAATGTTCTGCCTGTCGTTGTCTTGCCGCACCCGCTCTCACCAACCAAACCAACGGTCTCCCCCTGATATATCTGGAAGGAGACGTCGTCAACCGCATGAACGTAACCAACGCTTCTCGACATCACGCCTGCTTTAATCGGAAAGTACTGTTTAAGATGCCTTATATCCATGTAAAGGTTATTTTTAATTGTCAACACCTCCGAAGAGGAAGCAGCTGACCGTGTGGCCCTTTGAAACTTCTACCGTAACAGGCACGGTCGTCTTGCATACGTCCATGACATACGGACATCTGGGATGGAACCTGCATCCGGCTGGCGGCCGTAGCAGGTTTGGCACTGAGCCGGGAATGGTAGTAAGCTTCTTCCCTGGCATATCCAGCCTTGGTATGGCTGAGAGCAGACCCTTTGTATACGGGTGCAGCGGGTTCTTGAAAATCTCAGTTACAGTTCCGGTTTCCGCCACGACTCCGGCATACATGACCGCCACGCGGTCACACACTTCAGATATCACACCAAGGTCGTGAGTTATAAGCATGACAGAGGCGTTTGTTGTCTTCTTGAGCTTCTTCATCAGATCCAGTATTTGTGCCTGAATCGTCACATCCAGAGCGGTGGTGGGTTCATCGGCAATCAGAAGTGACGGATTGCACGAAAGAGCCATGGAAATCATGACACGCTGCTGCATGCCGCCGCTCAGTTCATGTGGGTAGCTGCTTAGAACTTTGTGGGCATCCTGAATGCTGACCTGCTTGAGCAGTTCTTCAACCCAGCCGGAAGTTTCGGTGTTTATCGATCTGCTGCACTCCCTCCTTGCGATCAAATTCAGCTTACTGAGCGCGATCTTCCACCTGCATCGTCTCACCTCAATAGAAATTTTTTTGATAGCGCGCAGGTCGCTGCCTGCCAATATGGCATTCCTCTCACTCTTCAAAAGCGTGTCAAGTTGTTTTTCGAGCTGAAGGATACCCCTGGCAGCCTTTGAAAGCGAGCCTATTTTTGCCACACGTAATGCTTCCTTCAGCCTTTTGCTTCGCTTCTGGCCCCTTGATGTTATCACATCATAAACCTGAATCTGCTGACGCTGATCCTTCACGTGATTGGATATTGTTAGCATGGCGGTCTTTCTGAAATCATCTCTGTTCGTTCCCGAGACATCAAAATCATCGATGAGTGACCTGATGCCGGATGCATAACCAGAGAGACTGGCCACTTCCTTGCGTAGAATGGAATCTATGATTTCAGACTTCCTGTGCATCAGTAGCGCTTCACCCACCTGCCTTTCGACAGTCAGTACAGGGTTCAGAGCCGTTGTAGGTTCCTGGAAAATCATGGATATTTCCCTTCCTCTTATGCCCTGAAATATCCTTTCTGTAAGTTTTATAACTCTCTTGTTCCTCTTTATCCGAACTCTTTTCCCTTTCTTGTTCACATATTTGACTTCATAAGGAAGATAGCGTGTCAGATCTGCGCCCTTGTAAATTATTCGTCCGGAGACGATTCTGCCCGGAGGATCCTGAATCAGTTTCAAAACAGAAAAAGCCGTAACGCTCTTTCCGCATCCTGTTTCGCCGACGATGCCAAGTGTTTCACCCTTTCTGACGTAAAGAGTGACCCCGTCAAGTGCCTTAACAATACCATCATAAACAAAAAAATATGTCTTCAGATCCTCAACTCTGAGCAAAATGTCCGGATCCTGTTCAATGGTGGTGCTCATAACGGATGCAAAGAGTGCTTAATCGGACACCGTATTTAATTATTTTCAGCTCTAACAGCAGCCATGCGTTAAAGTCTTCACCAGATCAGAACACCAAATCAGAATGGACTTAGGGCAACAGCAAAACGAAGAACACTCTTGGCACGTCAGTCAAAATTGAAATAATAAAATGTTTGAGTAAAGGGTTTAGAGTGTGCCTTGTCTACCGGCTCATCACTTGGTTACCGGGAACAGTATCAGGAAGGTCAGCGATGCAGATAGTGATGTGGACCATGCAAGCGATGATGGGGTGATCCACGATCTGTAGAACGTTATGCCTATCGGCTGGAATACTCCGACGAGCATATCCAGTTTAACGGACAGCGAGTCTGACAGATAGTAATCGT from Candidatus Sysuiplasma acidicola encodes the following:
- a CDS encoding MBL fold metallo-hydrolase, which translates into the protein MKFRFFGGADEVGGLAVMLEDGFGKVMFDYGLIPRDPPVYPLQAPPVDEIVLTHAHVDHSGMIPWLTSRYPVPVHGTMPTKDVGRLLMLDSIKVAKMEGFPEPYDPGDVDDAMKLFQVERFGHAFEIGGTEFIPRMAGHIPGAAMHEIRADRNVLFTGDIHTAETRLVQGAEEVKTDIMVVESTYAGREHPDRKKTEAELIDKVNDIVGRGGQAILPAFAVGRTQELLMILGKTGLNIWVDGMGRKVNSIYNRSKDYVSSATELRKACVSAFEVQTNEDRYHSDRADVIVTTSGMLDGGPALSYIERIKNDPKSGILISGFQVEESNGYRLLSTGQLEINGVLEKINCEVSRFDLSAHAGHSEIVSFVNRCDPETVILVHGDGDKRKMLADEFDGRKVFMPKKGESLEL
- a CDS encoding VWA domain-containing protein — protein: MERLRGIVDIPSGTSDEVVWSIAKNYQKIRLKAKDPSLVRAARRIAIRAIIDRTLEELGPTRMPMVRRLIDYSPGIEGEIDISSTLDNMSSPSSNDATQIVMERKELKHIACVLIIDASLSMTGEKLAMATSSIAVLAQRLKGIEYAVILFENRANVIKKMDRDVDLEKLIGDLLDLNAMGYTNIESGLNAGITELEKAKTPNRIGIIITDGNYTMGHDPRTSASLFPKLHVMMTTGLDAREDICAGMAQQGKGKMFEISNYEQMPGVLYNIIKTFHFRLSTGGGNANR
- a CDS encoding ABC transporter permease, which translates into the protein MTTSFGKAQRFKPSSILPRIAQFRRQFYYFKQSPLALAGLIITSLFVFLAIFSPVLTSGNPYVLESNRKLLNDYIPWFQTWRYPLGTTYFGVNLLPAIIKAARVDLAISLAVVSAGATVGILLGAFAGYKGGVVDDILMRVTDIFFSIPFIVLAIAMIVVFREDFAHVAGGVMTLLVLSLIIIWWPTYARLVRGQVLSVRELKYIEAAKASGAGTLRVVFRHIIPNSVYPVFVQMSLDVGSVVLLLAALDYINIGINFIYLPEWGNLATYFQYKSVGITQALQYPWTFIVPGLAILMYSLGLNLLGDGLRDILDPRMRR
- a CDS encoding ABC transporter permease; this encodes MKMTTYIIRRLLLLIPVILGVTAFTFILTRVNIGLWISSLMGRIRTPAAKAHIIAEYHLNAPIYLQYFYYMQGLLSGNWGFTSGFDTLVGTYRPVFQVMQERLPNTIELAVASIILVVLFSIPLGVISAVKRDKLPDHASRLWAMISYSTPTFWLGLLILFAISPYVPITSISNSIGISYYFSPNGGFEPWVVHQGGLILGTRPTGFLIIDTLIYGDFPAFFNSIEHIILPAITVALTSMGAIVRFLRSSMLDAMGQDYVRTAKAKGLPQKRVINKHVKRNAYSATVTILGLLLASLMGGVVITEEIFSWPGIGYWLAEAAIVNDFASIMASVFVFAIIIVVANLIVDIVYAYLDPRVRLG
- a CDS encoding ABC transporter ATP-binding protein: MSTTIEQDPDILLRVEDLKTYFFVYDGIVKALDGVTLYVRKGETLGIVGETGCGKSVTAFSVLKLIQDPPGRIVSGRIIYKGADLTRYLPYEVKYVNKKGKRVRIKRNKRVIKLTERIFQGIRGREISMIFQEPTTALNPVLTVERQVGEALLMHRKSEIIDSILRKEVASLSGYASGIRSLIDDFDVSGTNRDDFRKTAMLTISNHVKDQRQQIQVYDVITSRGQKRSKRLKEALRVAKIGSLSKAARGILQLEKQLDTLLKSERNAILAGSDLRAIKKISIEVRRCRWKIALSKLNLIARRECSRSINTETSGWVEELLKQVSIQDAHKVLSSYPHELSGGMQQRVMISMALSCNPSLLIADEPTTALDVTIQAQILDLMKKLKKTTNASVMLITHDLGVISEVCDRVAVMYAGVVAETGTVTEIFKNPLHPYTKGLLSAIPRLDMPGKKLTTIPGSVPNLLRPPAGCRFHPRCPYVMDVCKTTVPVTVEVSKGHTVSCFLFGGVDN
- a CDS encoding MoxR family ATPase; translated protein: MRELTLDRESLDRAVGGIKTKHSIIGREVELRKALICANAQRHILIEGPVGVGKTVLATAIADYLQRPILRVDGDERYTEQKLTGWFDPPIVMQKGYSEESFISGPLTQSMNAGGILFINELNRLNEGVQNVLLPAMDEGKIEIPRIGTVYAKEGFLIIATQNPREFIATSSLSEALSDRFELLPLTYQDEEEERSIVETRTGLHDEHATRIITAIIRETRVHPFVRRGASIRAATSMATIMSFTERDIEDFRNAAYLSLPTRMELREDSKKNVYEVIDEIIDKVVSRTPVSEREKEENSNPEDTTEGKAGEKKTIGI
- a CDS encoding ABC transporter ATP-binding protein; this translates as MDIRHLKQYFPIKAGVMSRSVGYVHAVDDVSFQIYQGETVGLVGESGCGKTTTGRTLLRLLEPTSGQAFIDPPDSVSAELDALYSSLETEGADAKNSEETLERIRKIAEQYSIFKAKRRRLREIRKTMQIVFQDPFASLDPRMLVKEILSEPLRIHRRITETGNSDNSLPEKDSNTVSGNGRMTKKEIDERVLSLIKDVGLNEEHLYRFPHEFSGGQRQRICVARALALDPRFIVLDEPTSALDVSVQAQILNLLRNLQQKNNMSYLFISHHLSVIRAMCNRVLVMYLGKIVEVSETEELFVHPLHPYTQALISAIPIPDPLLRRERIILSGDVPSAASPPSGCRFRTRCPYAEQICRDEEPKLRDWNNTGHQVACHLIHKMDSRIIDAAEKASVIAGEHFDESVLSKAN
- a CDS encoding isocitrate/isopropylmalate dehydrogenase family protein encodes the protein MSSYRVTLIPGDGIGPEVTDATVKVLEATGVNFDWDVVEAGERALKKEGTPLPQAVLDSMKKNRIALKGPLTTPIGGGYRSVNVALRQMLNLYASVRPSRSIAGVGTLYSDIDLVVVREATEELYSGIEHWIDRDHSAAETISVVTRKASERIVNYAFDYAVREKRKKVTAVHKANIMKTTGALFQEVSQQVAKNYPTIEFEERLIDNMAMQLVKKPQAYDVIVTTNLFGDILSDLCAGLAGGLGITPGAIIGDEIALFEPVHGSAPKYAGQDKVNPVATILSGEMMLKHLGEREAAENVWNAVFDTIKERKVITYDLIDGGYANNAPSPSRCSQMADEIARKVRESA